In one Achromobacter spanius genomic region, the following are encoded:
- a CDS encoding (2Fe-2S)-binding protein gives MGSTVNSSSTPPPIRLSVNGRDCDVAADPGTALLHVLRNDLALNGPKYGCGLGECGACTVLIDGVAARSCVIPVRAAQGRAVVTLEGLGTRQQPGPTQQAFIDCQAAQCGYCLNGMIMTVEALLRRNPNPTEDALRSELHHNLCRCGTHVEIMQAALRAVRLRAEGVRAPGLQAAGGGGVGVADGGPTR, from the coding sequence ATGGGATCCACCGTCAATTCAAGCAGCACCCCGCCTCCGATCCGCCTGAGCGTGAACGGACGCGACTGCGACGTGGCCGCTGACCCCGGCACCGCGCTGCTGCACGTGCTGCGCAATGACCTGGCGCTGAACGGCCCGAAGTACGGCTGTGGCTTGGGCGAATGCGGTGCATGCACCGTGTTGATCGACGGCGTGGCCGCGCGGTCTTGCGTGATCCCGGTGCGGGCAGCGCAAGGGCGTGCCGTGGTCACGCTGGAAGGCTTGGGCACGCGGCAACAACCCGGTCCGACGCAGCAGGCGTTCATCGACTGCCAGGCGGCGCAATGCGGCTACTGCCTGAACGGCATGATCATGACGGTGGAAGCGCTGCTGCGCCGTAACCCCAACCCCACGGAAGACGCGCTGCGCAGCGAACTGCACCACAATCTGTGCCGCTGCGGCACGCACGTGGAGATCATGCAGGCGGCGTTGCGAGCGGTTCGCTTGCGAGCGGAGGGTGTTCGTGCGCCCGGCTTGCAAGCGGCGGGTGGGGGTGGTGTGGGTGTTGCCGACGGCGGACCCACGCGATGA
- a CDS encoding FAD-dependent monooxygenase — MSTSPRIAIVGAGLGGAATAALLLKEGLNVRVYEQAPGFSRLGAGIHVGPNVMKILRRIGIEDALNAQGSHPDFWYSRHWETGDILAQIPLGDYAVKEYGASYLTVHRGDFHALLIDALPTGVLAYDKSLTRVEDRGDVVVMHFADGTSEEADIVIGADGVNSRIREELLGPELPKYAGYLAHRAVFPTPQTKPGMLPFDSCVKWWSDDRHMMVYFVTSKADELYYVTGVPVEHWDLNDRWLPSSKDEMREAFSGWHPTVQALIDATVEVTKWSLLERDPLPLWSRGRLVLLGDACHPMKPHMAQGAAMAIEDGAMLARCFKEVGVNNHELAFALYEANRAERASKVQRISHDNTWLRTNEDPSWCFGYDVFKEPLVDPKTRAAA, encoded by the coding sequence GTGTCTACATCCCCTCGTATCGCCATCGTCGGCGCGGGTCTTGGCGGCGCCGCCACCGCCGCGCTGCTGCTCAAGGAAGGGCTGAACGTCCGCGTGTACGAGCAGGCGCCCGGCTTTTCGCGCTTGGGGGCCGGCATCCATGTGGGGCCGAACGTCATGAAGATTCTGCGGCGCATCGGCATCGAAGACGCGCTCAATGCACAAGGCTCGCATCCGGATTTCTGGTACAGCCGCCATTGGGAAACGGGCGACATCCTGGCGCAGATTCCGCTGGGCGATTACGCCGTCAAGGAATACGGCGCGTCGTACCTGACCGTGCACCGCGGCGACTTCCACGCCTTGCTGATCGACGCCTTGCCCACGGGCGTGCTGGCCTATGACAAGAGCCTGACCCGCGTGGAAGATCGCGGCGACGTGGTCGTGATGCACTTTGCCGATGGCACCTCTGAAGAAGCCGACATCGTCATCGGCGCCGACGGCGTCAATTCCCGCATCCGTGAAGAACTGTTGGGGCCCGAGCTGCCCAAGTACGCGGGCTATCTGGCGCACCGCGCCGTGTTCCCCACGCCGCAGACCAAGCCTGGCATGCTGCCCTTTGATTCCTGCGTCAAATGGTGGAGCGATGACCGCCACATGATGGTCTACTTCGTCACCAGCAAGGCCGACGAGCTCTACTACGTCACCGGCGTGCCGGTGGAACACTGGGACTTGAACGACCGCTGGCTGCCCAGCAGCAAGGATGAAATGCGCGAAGCGTTCAGCGGCTGGCACCCCACCGTGCAGGCGCTGATCGACGCCACGGTTGAAGTCACCAAGTGGTCGCTGCTGGAACGCGACCCCTTGCCGCTGTGGAGCCGTGGCCGCCTGGTGTTGCTGGGCGACGCCTGCCACCCCATGAAGCCGCACATGGCGCAAGGCGCGGCCATGGCCATTGAAGACGGCGCCATGCTGGCGCGCTGCTTCAAGGAAGTGGGCGTGAATAATCACGAGCTGGCGTTTGCGCTGTACGAGGCGAACCGCGCGGAACGCGCCAGCAAGGTGCAACGCATTTCGCACGACAACACCTGGCTGCGCACCAATGAGGACCCATCCTGGTGCTTTGGCTATGACGTGTTCAAGGAACCGCTGGTAGACCCTAAAACGCGCGCCGCCGCCTGA
- a CDS encoding maleate cis-trans isomerase family protein, with translation MTKTFRIGQIVPSSNTTMETEVPAMLTAHSSLRPSDRFTFHSSRMRMKKVQKEELAAMDAESDRCALELSDARVDVLGYACLVAIMAMGRGYHRVSQKRLTERTAENGASAPVITSAGALVDALHVMGAKKIALVAPYMIPLTELVMDYIAAEGFEIVDWRALEIPDNLDVGRHDPAKLPGIVAGMNVADADVIVLSACVQMPSLPAVSQVEAETGKPVLTASIATTYAILKELGMDPVVPGAGALLSGAYPYSRNAQ, from the coding sequence ATGACGAAGACATTCCGAATCGGCCAGATCGTTCCCAGTTCCAACACCACGATGGAAACCGAAGTGCCCGCCATGCTGACGGCGCATTCATCGCTACGCCCCAGCGACCGCTTCACCTTCCACTCCAGCCGCATGCGCATGAAGAAGGTGCAAAAGGAAGAGCTGGCCGCCATGGACGCCGAAAGCGACCGCTGCGCGCTGGAACTCAGCGATGCGCGTGTCGACGTGCTGGGCTACGCCTGCCTGGTGGCCATCATGGCCATGGGGCGCGGCTACCACCGCGTGTCGCAAAAGCGCCTGACCGAGCGCACCGCTGAAAATGGCGCGTCGGCGCCCGTCATCACCAGCGCCGGCGCGCTGGTCGACGCGCTGCACGTCATGGGTGCCAAGAAGATTGCGCTGGTGGCGCCCTACATGATTCCGCTGACCGAACTCGTCATGGATTACATCGCCGCCGAAGGGTTTGAAATCGTGGACTGGCGCGCGCTGGAAATTCCCGACAACCTGGACGTGGGCCGCCACGACCCCGCCAAGCTGCCCGGCATCGTCGCCGGCATGAACGTGGCCGACGCCGATGTGATCGTGCTGTCCGCCTGCGTGCAAATGCCGTCGCTGCCCGCTGTCTCGCAAGTGGAAGCCGAAACCGGCAAGCCCGTGCTCACCGCCTCCATCGCCACCACCTACGCCATCCTGAAAGAACTGGGCATGGACCCGGTGGTACCCGGCGCCGGCGCCCTGCTCTCGGGCGCTTACCCCTATTCCAGGAACGCACAATGA
- a CDS encoding alpha/beta fold hydrolase translates to MTQAASTYLYGGHVHANGIRQHYLRYGGTADNRASRPAVILIPGITSPAVTWGFVAEHLGRQFDTYVLDVRGRGLSASGPGLDYGLDAQAADVTAFAQALGLTNYALVGHSMGGRIAVRAARSQPEGLTRLVIVDPPVSGPGRRPYPANLAWYVDSIRQATHGMTAEDMLAFCPTWTEAQRQLRAQWLHTCHEPAIVQSFEDFGRDDIHADLPSIKIPLLLMTAEKGGVVGDDDVAEWQGLAPQTQHVRVPGAGHMIPWDNEAGFYAAFGDFLGSKVD, encoded by the coding sequence ATGACCCAAGCCGCCAGCACCTACCTTTATGGCGGCCATGTGCACGCCAACGGCATCCGCCAGCACTACCTGCGCTATGGCGGCACGGCCGACAACCGCGCCAGCCGCCCCGCCGTCATCCTGATTCCCGGCATCACCAGCCCGGCCGTTACCTGGGGCTTCGTGGCCGAACATCTGGGCCGCCAGTTCGACACCTATGTGCTGGACGTGCGCGGCCGAGGCCTGTCGGCATCCGGCCCCGGGCTGGACTATGGGTTGGACGCGCAAGCCGCCGACGTCACGGCGTTTGCCCAGGCGCTGGGGTTGACGAACTACGCGCTGGTGGGCCATTCCATGGGCGGCCGTATCGCCGTGCGCGCGGCGCGCAGCCAACCCGAAGGCCTGACGCGTCTGGTCATCGTGGACCCGCCCGTCTCCGGCCCGGGCCGCCGCCCCTACCCGGCCAACCTGGCGTGGTACGTGGATTCCATCCGCCAAGCCACGCACGGCATGACCGCCGAAGACATGCTGGCCTTCTGCCCCACCTGGACCGAAGCCCAGCGCCAGTTGCGCGCGCAATGGCTGCACACCTGCCATGAACCGGCCATTGTGCAGAGCTTTGAAGACTTTGGCCGCGACGACATCCACGCCGACCTGCCCAGCATCAAGATTCCGCTGTTGTTGATGACCGCTGAAAAAGGCGGCGTGGTCGGCGACGACGACGTGGCCGAATGGCAGGGCCTGGCGCCGCAGACGCAGCACGTACGCGTGCCAGGCGCGGGCCACATGATTCCGTGGGACAACGAAGCCGGCTTCTACGCGGCCTTTGGCGACTTCCTTGGCAGCAAGGTCGACTGA
- a CDS encoding 2,5-dihydroxypyridine 5,6-dioxygenase: MSVSDIDLIHAWKQVLTLSRLEAGQIVTVLTGADTHPQTLRCAIAAATDLGARVNRLDLPPVNAEKSISRDALAYLGATPLTGNPAAIAALNASDLVLDLMTLLFSPEQHEILQTGTKILLAIEPPEVLCRLVPTEADRARVQAAARRIEASKQMHITSAAGTDLRCELGEFPAISEYGFVDEPGRWDHWPSGFVLTWPNEGQSNGRVVLDRGDILLPMKDYVTDPIELVIENGYVTRINGGLQADILKEYMAAYEDPEAYAVSHIGWGLQPRAQWSMLAHYNKEAHIGMDARAFEGNFLWSMGPNNEAGGSRTTACHIDIPMRHCSVALDGQAVVTRGVVQDESGLAHAARRKDSK; the protein is encoded by the coding sequence ATGTCCGTCAGCGATATCGATTTGATCCACGCCTGGAAGCAGGTGCTGACGCTGTCACGGCTTGAAGCCGGGCAGATCGTCACCGTGTTGACCGGCGCCGACACGCATCCGCAAACACTGCGCTGCGCGATTGCCGCCGCCACTGACCTGGGCGCGCGCGTCAACCGGCTGGACCTGCCGCCTGTCAACGCCGAAAAATCCATCAGCCGCGACGCGCTGGCCTACCTGGGCGCCACCCCGCTGACGGGCAACCCCGCCGCCATCGCGGCGCTGAACGCCAGCGACCTGGTGCTGGACCTGATGACGCTGCTGTTCTCGCCCGAGCAGCACGAGATACTGCAGACCGGCACCAAGATCCTGCTGGCCATCGAGCCGCCCGAAGTGCTGTGCCGCCTGGTGCCCACCGAAGCGGACCGCGCGCGCGTGCAGGCTGCCGCGCGTCGGATTGAAGCGTCCAAGCAGATGCACATCACGTCGGCGGCCGGCACCGACCTGCGCTGCGAACTGGGCGAATTCCCCGCCATTTCCGAATACGGTTTCGTGGACGAACCGGGCCGCTGGGACCACTGGCCCAGCGGCTTCGTGCTGACCTGGCCCAACGAAGGGCAAAGCAATGGCCGCGTAGTTCTGGACCGGGGCGACATCCTGCTTCCCATGAAAGACTACGTGACCGACCCGATCGAACTGGTCATCGAAAACGGCTACGTCACCCGCATCAACGGCGGCTTGCAGGCCGACATCCTGAAGGAATACATGGCGGCGTACGAAGACCCCGAAGCCTATGCGGTGTCGCACATCGGCTGGGGGCTGCAACCGCGCGCGCAGTGGTCGATGCTGGCGCACTACAACAAGGAAGCGCACATCGGCATGGACGCGCGCGCCTTCGAGGGCAATTTCCTGTGGTCCATGGGCCCCAACAATGAAGCGGGCGGCAGCCGCACCACCGCCTGCCATATCGACATCCCCATGCGCCATTGCAGCGTGGCGCTGGACGGCCAGGCGGTCGTGACGCGCGGCGTGGTGCAAGACGAATCCGGCCTGGCGCACGCCGCCCGCCGCAAGGACAGCAAATGA
- a CDS encoding isochorismatase family protein produces the protein MNASTQTIPADAVTGDISAYSRQGFGTPLPLKAPFGLLIVDFVNGFADPAVLGGGNIPEAIAQTRHLLAHARAQGWPVAHSRIVFSDDDADSNIFCLKVPAMLALKEHSHNSAIVPELAPAPGEYVVRKSTPSAFFGTMLAPWLAQRGVQTLLVAGCVTSGCVRASVVDAMQAGFRPLVVSDCCGDRALGPHDANLFDMAQKYAAVMPLDHALAETRALVDAPVPAAG, from the coding sequence ATGAACGCCTCAACCCAAACCATACCCGCCGACGCCGTCACGGGCGATATCTCCGCCTATTCGCGCCAGGGCTTCGGCACGCCGCTGCCGCTCAAAGCGCCCTTTGGCTTGTTGATCGTGGACTTCGTGAACGGCTTTGCCGACCCGGCCGTGCTGGGCGGCGGCAACATCCCGGAAGCCATCGCGCAAACGCGCCACTTGCTGGCCCATGCGCGCGCGCAGGGATGGCCGGTGGCGCACAGCCGCATCGTGTTCTCGGACGACGATGCCGACAGCAACATCTTTTGCCTGAAAGTGCCCGCCATGCTGGCCCTGAAAGAGCACAGCCACAACAGCGCCATCGTGCCCGAGCTGGCCCCCGCGCCCGGCGAATACGTGGTGCGCAAGAGCACCCCGTCCGCCTTCTTCGGCACCATGCTGGCGCCGTGGTTGGCGCAGCGCGGCGTGCAAACCTTGTTGGTGGCGGGCTGCGTCACCAGCGGCTGCGTCCGCGCCAGCGTGGTGGACGCCATGCAGGCGGGGTTTCGGCCGCTGGTGGTGTCGGACTGCTGCGGCGACCGCGCCCTTGGTCCGCACGACGCCAACCTGTTCGACATGGCGCAGAAGTACGCCGCCGTCATGCCCTTGGACCATGCGCTGGCCGAGACTCGCGCCTTGGTGGATGCCCCAGTGCCGGCCGCCGGTTAA
- a CDS encoding xanthine dehydrogenase family protein molybdopterin-binding subunit, translating into MTLPPPHHLPGALLAHSDALLVVREPSAPPKPAPGQPGSASDYVQATPEIFIAIVRDAGLVAGDTPSPGWRVLAFNGHVDLGTGIRTSLAQIVAEELDVPLSRLDMVLGHTSAAPNQGPTIASASIQISAVPLRRAAAQAREHLLMLAARQWNLPRDAVQVRDGVVRPVVRPVVQPTPDDDARQLHYGQLLAGQHIRLTLAPPDQAVPLKPASEYRIVGQGVARVDIPAKATGELSFVHDVRVPGMRHGRVVRPPHPGRDAGSFIGHCLIDVDRDSVAHLPGNVQVVVQGDFVGVVADREEQAITAMRALKVRWNPVPPAPKLDDVAAAIRANPAQARPLIEEGDVDAACAQAATHLRRSYVWPYQMHASIGPSCAVADFSDGRLTVWTGTQNPHMLRTDLNRLLNLGEGHIDLVRLEAAGCYGRNCADDVCADAALLSMAVGAPVRVQLTREQEHQWEPKGTGQLMDVAAAIDAQGELLAVDFAVRYPSNDAPLLALLLTGIVSGEPRTLEMGDRTAAPPYRYKNRRVVCHDMPPLVRSSWLRGVSALPNSFAHDCMIDELAEAAGADPVDYRLRNLDDARAIALIEATAARAQWSPGARGSRGKPDADGRLHGRGIAYARYVHSKFPGFGAAWAAWVIDLCVDPASGRVRVERIVVGQDTGMIVNPDGVRHQIHGNVIQTLSRCLLEKVVFDEAGVASREWGGYPIIGFKDVPAIDVLLMPRQDEPPMGAGESASVPGPAAMANALFDATGKRFYEAPFTPEAVRAVLLA; encoded by the coding sequence ATGACCCTGCCCCCGCCCCACCACCTGCCTGGCGCGCTGCTCGCCCACTCCGACGCCTTGCTGGTGGTGCGCGAGCCCTCGGCGCCGCCCAAGCCGGCGCCGGGTCAGCCGGGCAGCGCGTCGGACTACGTGCAGGCCACGCCCGAGATCTTCATTGCCATCGTGCGCGATGCGGGCCTGGTAGCCGGTGACACGCCATCGCCAGGCTGGCGCGTGCTGGCCTTCAACGGCCATGTGGACCTGGGCACCGGCATCCGCACGTCGCTGGCGCAGATCGTTGCCGAAGAGCTGGACGTGCCGCTGTCGCGCCTGGACATGGTGCTGGGCCATACCAGCGCCGCGCCCAACCAGGGGCCGACTATTGCCAGCGCCAGCATCCAGATTTCCGCCGTGCCCTTGCGCCGCGCTGCCGCGCAGGCACGTGAGCATTTGCTGATGCTGGCGGCGCGGCAATGGAACCTGCCGCGTGATGCGGTGCAAGTGCGCGACGGCGTGGTACGGCCTGTAGTGCGGCCGGTAGTGCAGCCCACCCCCGACGACGACGCACGCCAACTGCATTACGGCCAATTGCTGGCCGGCCAGCACATCCGGCTGACCCTGGCGCCGCCCGATCAAGCCGTTCCGTTGAAACCCGCCAGCGAATACCGCATCGTCGGGCAAGGCGTGGCGCGCGTGGACATCCCCGCCAAGGCCACCGGCGAACTCAGCTTCGTGCATGACGTGCGCGTGCCCGGCATGCGACATGGCCGCGTGGTGCGCCCGCCGCATCCGGGTCGAGACGCCGGCAGCTTCATCGGCCATTGCCTGATCGATGTGGATCGCGATTCCGTCGCGCACCTGCCCGGCAACGTGCAGGTAGTGGTGCAAGGCGACTTCGTTGGCGTGGTGGCCGATCGCGAAGAACAGGCGATTACCGCGATGCGCGCGCTGAAGGTGCGCTGGAATCCCGTGCCGCCCGCACCAAAATTGGATGATGTGGCCGCCGCCATCCGCGCCAACCCGGCCCAAGCCCGGCCCCTGATCGAAGAAGGCGATGTGGACGCCGCCTGCGCGCAAGCCGCCACGCACCTGCGCCGCAGCTACGTCTGGCCCTATCAGATGCATGCGTCCATAGGCCCCTCTTGCGCCGTGGCCGACTTTTCTGACGGCCGGCTCACCGTGTGGACCGGCACGCAGAATCCGCACATGCTGCGCACTGACTTGAACCGGCTGCTGAATCTGGGCGAAGGCCACATTGACCTGGTCCGTCTGGAAGCCGCCGGCTGCTATGGCCGTAACTGCGCGGACGACGTCTGCGCCGACGCGGCGCTGCTGTCCATGGCGGTGGGCGCGCCCGTGCGCGTGCAGCTCACGCGCGAACAAGAACACCAGTGGGAACCCAAGGGCACCGGGCAGTTGATGGACGTGGCTGCCGCCATCGACGCCCAAGGCGAGCTGCTGGCGGTGGACTTTGCCGTGCGCTACCCGTCCAACGACGCGCCGCTCTTGGCGCTGTTGTTGACGGGCATCGTCTCCGGCGAGCCGCGTACGCTGGAAATGGGCGACCGCACAGCCGCGCCACCGTACCGCTACAAAAACCGCCGCGTGGTCTGCCACGACATGCCGCCACTGGTGCGCTCGTCGTGGTTGCGCGGTGTGTCGGCCTTGCCCAATTCCTTTGCGCATGACTGCATGATCGACGAACTGGCCGAAGCCGCGGGCGCCGACCCGGTCGACTATCGCTTGCGCAACCTGGACGACGCACGCGCCATCGCGCTGATCGAAGCCACCGCCGCCCGCGCGCAGTGGAGCCCGGGTGCGCGTGGCAGCCGTGGCAAACCGGACGCCGATGGCCGCTTACACGGGCGCGGCATCGCCTACGCGCGATATGTACATAGCAAGTTTCCCGGCTTTGGCGCCGCCTGGGCCGCCTGGGTCATCGACCTGTGCGTGGACCCGGCCTCGGGACGCGTGCGCGTGGAACGGATCGTGGTTGGCCAGGACACCGGCATGATCGTCAACCCGGACGGCGTGCGCCACCAGATTCACGGCAACGTCATCCAGACGCTTAGCCGCTGCTTGCTGGAAAAGGTGGTCTTTGATGAAGCGGGCGTTGCCAGCCGCGAATGGGGCGGCTACCCCATCATCGGCTTCAAGGATGTACCCGCAATCGATGTGCTGCTGATGCCGCGCCAAGACGAGCCGCCCATGGGCGCGGGGGAGTCCGCATCCGTGCCCGGCCCCGCCGCCATGGCCAACGCCCTGTTCGACGCGACTGGCAAGCGCTTCTATGAAGCGCCCTTCACGCCAGAAGCCGTGCGCGCCGTGTTGCTGGCCTGA
- a CDS encoding XdhC family protein has translation MTDINILVLRQALDWHQAGIPVYLFTVARTWGSSPRPVGSIMAMNVQGAVAGSVSGGCIEDDLAERIRHLHHGKRAPEILRYGVQADDARRFGIPCGGTIELVMECIDAHSLLAELLDACIQRRCVTRTLDLSSGQVTLQAQPPGRAFRQADATLSDTTLITCFGPTARLIVIGAGDTSRFLCQIALTLGFEIIVCDPRESHQDQSAQDGWAQASINFTREMPDDLILRLRPDARTAVVALTHDPKLDDLALIDALQSDAFYIGAIGSRKNSDKRRARLRDYFDLGEADLNKLHGPAGVFIGSKTPAEIALSIMAEVVAAKNGVDKPPLQNVADGKTRLVRESA, from the coding sequence ATGACCGACATCAATATCCTGGTGCTGCGCCAAGCGCTTGACTGGCATCAGGCCGGCATACCGGTGTATTTATTCACCGTGGCGCGCACCTGGGGCTCGTCTCCCCGCCCCGTCGGTTCCATCATGGCGATGAACGTGCAAGGCGCGGTGGCGGGGTCCGTGTCGGGCGGCTGCATTGAAGACGATCTGGCCGAACGCATCCGGCATTTGCATCACGGCAAGCGCGCGCCCGAAATCTTGCGCTACGGCGTTCAAGCCGACGACGCCCGGCGCTTCGGCATTCCGTGTGGCGGCACGATTGAGCTGGTGATGGAGTGCATCGACGCGCATAGCCTGCTGGCTGAATTGCTGGACGCCTGCATCCAGCGTCGTTGTGTGACGCGTACGCTGGATCTGTCGTCAGGGCAGGTGACGTTGCAGGCGCAGCCGCCCGGCCGCGCGTTCAGGCAGGCCGACGCCACGCTGTCGGACACCACGCTGATCACCTGCTTCGGACCCACCGCGCGGCTGATCGTGATTGGCGCGGGCGACACCAGCCGGTTTCTATGCCAGATCGCGCTGACGCTGGGGTTTGAAATCATCGTCTGCGACCCGCGTGAATCGCATCAAGATCAAAGCGCACAAGACGGTTGGGCACAAGCCAGCATCAACTTCACGCGCGAAATGCCCGACGACCTGATCCTGCGCCTGCGCCCCGACGCACGCACCGCCGTCGTCGCCCTGACGCATGACCCCAAGCTGGATGACCTGGCGCTGATTGACGCCTTGCAGTCCGATGCGTTCTATATCGGCGCAATCGGGTCCCGCAAGAACAGCGACAAGCGCCGTGCGCGCTTGCGTGACTACTTCGATTTAGGCGAGGCCGACCTGAACAAGCTGCACGGCCCCGCCGGTGTCTTCATCGGCAGCAAGACGCCGGCCGAGATTGCCTTGTCGATCATGGCCGAAGTGGTGGCCGCGAAAAATGGGGTGGACAAGCCACCCCTGCAAAACGTCGCCGACGGCAAGACGCGGCTGGTTCGGGAAAGCGCCTAG
- a CDS encoding GAF domain-containing protein: MTQASTLAPWAAHARALAQAGDRAAQWQVVSALLEEAFGHQLFTALLYLEEHRLMKRLYTSDESISPLGGFKATGNGPWSRHVLEEGQLYVASNEDDVRSVFSEAPMLIERGLHSAFNIPVRYQGRVIGSLNLLAGRKAYDHADRDLAALIAGLCTPVFIEEMQDAQAAAAAVDRAGLDSV; this comes from the coding sequence ATGACGCAAGCATCCACGTTGGCGCCCTGGGCGGCGCATGCGCGCGCCCTGGCGCAAGCCGGTGACCGCGCCGCGCAGTGGCAGGTGGTGTCGGCCTTGCTGGAAGAGGCCTTCGGCCACCAGCTATTCACTGCCTTGCTGTATCTGGAAGAACACCGGCTGATGAAGCGGCTGTACACCTCCGATGAAAGCATCAGCCCGCTGGGCGGCTTCAAGGCCACGGGCAACGGGCCGTGGTCGCGCCATGTGCTGGAAGAAGGCCAGTTGTATGTGGCCAGCAACGAGGACGACGTGCGCTCGGTGTTTTCTGAAGCGCCCATGCTGATCGAGCGCGGGCTGCATTCCGCGTTCAACATTCCCGTGCGCTATCAGGGCCGGGTGATTGGATCGCTGAACCTGCTGGCCGGTCGCAAGGCCTATGACCACGCTGATCGGGACTTGGCGGCGTTGATTGCCGGGCTGTGCACGCCGGTCTTCATCGAGGAAATGCAGGATGCGCAAGCAGCGGCGGCAGCGGTGGATCGGGCGGGGCTGGATAGCGTCTAG
- a CDS encoding MFS transporter has product MYSVSDRLERLPFSSFHFRLLLIGGLGLAFEALDAGIIAFIIPSLRTQWGLSTGQIGWIASSTYVGFLVGALFSGILGDRYGRKKIMMWALLLFCVATFINAFARNYHEFYILRMIAGIGMGAEGAIIAPYLAEFVSSKYRGRFTGALAGFFSFGFVMSALLGYFIVPMSDDGWRWIMIIASVPVVFLLWWRKSLFESPRWLEHTGQTAEADRICSAIEAEVEQKLGRPLPKPVATRRAATAAENPQSAMEKLTSLFSKTYLGTTVLVWVFWITVLFCYYAFLVWIPSLLVERGFTITKSFSYTILIYLSQIPGYFSAAYFNDKIGRKYTILAYMLLSCLSALGLALASGEHQIIMLSMLLSFGMNGVIAGQYTYTAEIYPTSIRATGMGAASAFARIGSIASPTIVGVAYPVLGFAGVFAMMTAILMVGGLGILFFGKNTRGVVLEAIH; this is encoded by the coding sequence ATGTATTCCGTATCGGATCGTCTGGAGCGGCTGCCGTTTTCCAGCTTCCATTTCAGGCTGCTATTGATCGGCGGCCTGGGCCTGGCGTTTGAAGCGCTGGACGCCGGCATCATCGCCTTCATCATCCCGTCGTTGCGCACGCAATGGGGTCTGTCCACCGGCCAGATCGGCTGGATTGCCAGCAGCACCTACGTGGGCTTTCTGGTGGGCGCGTTGTTCTCGGGCATTCTGGGCGACCGCTATGGTCGCAAGAAGATCATGATGTGGGCCTTGCTGCTGTTCTGCGTGGCTACGTTCATCAACGCCTTCGCTCGCAACTATCACGAGTTCTACATTCTGCGCATGATCGCGGGCATCGGCATGGGCGCGGAAGGCGCCATCATTGCGCCGTATCTGGCGGAGTTCGTCAGCAGCAAATACCGTGGCCGCTTCACGGGCGCGCTGGCGGGCTTCTTCTCGTTCGGCTTCGTGATGTCGGCGTTGCTGGGCTACTTCATCGTGCCGATGAGTGACGACGGCTGGCGCTGGATCATGATCATCGCGTCGGTGCCGGTGGTGTTCCTGCTGTGGTGGCGCAAGTCGTTGTTCGAATCGCCGCGTTGGTTGGAGCACACCGGCCAGACCGCCGAAGCCGACCGCATCTGCTCGGCCATTGAAGCCGAAGTGGAGCAGAAGCTGGGTCGCCCCTTGCCCAAGCCCGTGGCCACGCGCCGCGCCGCCACCGCCGCGGAAAACCCGCAAAGCGCGATGGAAAAGCTGACGTCCCTGTTTTCCAAAACCTATCTGGGCACGACGGTGCTGGTGTGGGTGTTCTGGATCACCGTGCTGTTCTGCTACTACGCTTTCCTGGTGTGGATTCCCAGCTTGCTGGTCGAGCGCGGCTTCACCATCACCAAGAGCTTTTCGTACACCATCCTGATCTACCTGTCGCAGATTCCCGGCTATTTTTCCGCCGCGTACTTCAACGACAAGATCGGCCGCAAGTACACGATTCTGGCGTACATGCTGTTGTCGTGCCTGTCGGCATTGGGCCTGGCGCTGGCCAGCGGCGAGCACCAGATCATCATGCTGAGCATGCTGTTGTCCTTCGGCATGAACGGCGTGATTGCCGGCCAGTACACCTACACCGCCGAAATCTATCCCACGTCGATCCGGGCAACCGGCATGGGCGCGGCCTCGGCCTTTGCGCGGATCGGGTCGATTGCATCGCCCACCATTGTGGGCGTGGCGTATCCGGTGCTGGGCTTTGCCGGCGTGTTCGCCATGATGACGGCCATCTTGATGGTGGGCGGGCTGGGCATTCTGTTCTTTGGCAAGAACACGCGCGGCGTGGTGCTTGAGGCGATTCACTAA